A region of the Prevotella intermedia ATCC 25611 = DSM 20706 genome:
ATATGAAAGTGGGAGTTGGCGACGATGAAAGCAGCCACGGAGCAGGTTTCAGTGTTGGTGGAGGCATCAACCTCGAACGCTTCAAGCTGAATGTATCGTATGGTAAATACCACGCATCGAGCAACTCCATTATGGTGAATTTCGCCTACACACTTTAATATTATAGGAATAAGAAACAAAAAGAACAGATATTAGATGAAGAAGATAACAATTGCCATTGACGGCTTCTCTTCGTGTGGAAAGAGCACAATGGCAAAGGATTTGGCATGCGAATTGGGTTATGTTTACGTAGATACGGGCGCAATGTATCGTTGTGTAACGCTTTATGCCCTGCGGCACGGACTGTTTCGTGCAGATGGCACAATCAACCTGCCTCAATTGGAAGCCGAAATTCCGAATATAAATATAAGTTTCAAGCTCAACAAGGAAACGGGTCGCCCCGACACCTATCTTAACAATGAGAATGTAGAGAGCGAAATCCGCACGATGGAAGTATCGTCGCATGTCAGCCCTATTGCAGCCGTTCCGTTTGTGCGTGCAGCACTTGTTGCGCAACAGCAGAAGATGGGCGAAGACAAAGGCATCGTTATGGACGGCCGTGATGTTGGTACGGTGGTATTCCCGAATGCCGAACTGAAGATATTTGTAACGGCTTCGGCTGAAGTAAGAGCGCAGCGTCGTTACGATGAACTCAAGGCAAAGGGCATGGAAGCTGACTTCGAGGAGATATTGGAGAACGTAAAGCAACGCGACTATATAGACTCGCATCGCGAAGTGTCGCCTATGCGCAAAGCCGATGATGCCATCGAGC
Encoded here:
- the cmk gene encoding (d)CMP kinase; its protein translation is MKKITIAIDGFSSCGKSTMAKDLACELGYVYVDTGAMYRCVTLYALRHGLFRADGTINLPQLEAEIPNINISFKLNKETGRPDTYLNNENVESEIRTMEVSSHVSPIAAVPFVRAALVAQQQKMGEDKGIVMDGRDVGTVVFPNAELKIFVTASAEVRAQRRYDELKAKGMEADFEEILENVKQRDYIDSHREVSPMRKADDAIELDNSHISIAEQKQWLIEQYKRVCGE